AAGAAGCTCAGACAAAATTCCCTAGAAGAAAAACTAAGGATATATATAGCTTGGCGTTTTGATTTTGGAGAACATCTAAAGCTCAAGGAAATTTCCTCTTATTTAAGACAAAAGAAAGTAGAAAATACACCAAAAGAAGGAAGCGTTGAAAAATTATCTATTTGTGAGATTGGGTGCGGAAGTGGGAAAAACTTAAAAAAATTCGCTTCTCTGGATTTTGATATTTTTGGAGTAGAACCTGATGAAGAAGCGAGAAAAGTGGCTTTATCCATAACTGATTCTATTTTTTCAGGTACTGCAGAAGAATTGCCAACTATAATTACTCAGAGAAAATATGACTGTGTATTAATGTCTCATTCCTTAGAACACACTCTTGATATTAATAAAACTATAAGAAATATTAAAAGTGTATTATGCGATTATGGTTTATTAATTATTGAAATTCCAAACTCTAAATGTTTAGGTTTTCAGAAACTTAAGGGTGAGTGGCCTTGGTCTGATATACCAAGACATTTAAACTTTTTTACTCCTCAAAGTTTAAAATTACTTCTGGAGAGATATAATTTTTATGTTGAGTCAACTAATTATGTGGGATTTTGCCGGCATTTTTTCCCCACATGGTTAGACATTGAAAAGGAAATTCATAGTGCGTTTGCTTCTAACAATATTGATGAGTGGAAAACTCCTAACTATAAGCTAAGATCTTGGATTCTATTACTACAAACTTTGTTATCTTCAAATGAGACTAAATATGACTCAGTGAGGATGATTGCTATTAATAATCAAAGTTAATAGGTGCGATCGGCTAGATTATATTCTGCTAAAACTATGGGAATAGCCCCAAAGGAGTCGGGCTTTGCACTTACAAATTCGTATCCATCGCACCATCAAATATTAGTAGATGCTAGGTACTTAAATGAGGTTACAATAAAGGCTATAGTTATGACTCAAACTCTTTTCTCGGTATTTGAGATTGACGAATAATAGATTGAAGTGTACCCATTCTAATTGTATCATGATTGGGTATTGGAACGGTAATAGTACCATTTTCTATAATTTTCTGCATAATGATATGACTACCTTTTTGCCGTATTTGCTTGAATCCGTATGTTGCTAAAATTTGACAAACTTCTTTTCCTGAAAGTATGCGTAATTTACCCAACAGCAACCTCCAAACGAGTTATATAAACCTCATTATGTAATCTAGTATCTATTTCCTGAGAAGATGCAGTTTCAAAAAATAATTCTAAGGCTTCTTTAAGGTTATTTCTAGCTTCTTCAATAGTATCACCTTGACTAACAATATCTAATTCAGGGCAAAGAGAGACATAACCATCTCCCTCTTTTTCAATAATTGCCGTTAGTTGTTTATATTTCATTCTAAGAGTGTTGAATTGATTAATTTACAATAATAATAACCTCATCTTAACTATAAATTGACAAGGAATTGATTTAAAAACTATAAATTCGTACCCATCGCACCATCAAATATGCTTCACGGGTCGATCTCTCCGATTTGCGGCGCGCATCTATATAGTCTTTCTAAAAATCGTCTTTTACATAAAATTGTGACAACGATTGAAGATTTAATTAATGTGAAAATAGATTTAAAGAAAGCCAGTCACTGAGTTTTTGTCAATAATTTTATAATGATGAATGCAGAAGATTGCTAATTGCTAATTGCTGATTACTAATATCTTTTATTCTCTCACCGAGTATAAATAAATCAATTTTTTGACTATTTCCATCCTGCACGATCCATAATTTTCACAGCATTAGCTAAATTAGGACCATATTTCGCAACACTGGTAACATCGGACTTGAAACTACCAAAACTAGCCAATACAGGATCTAACGCAATACCTTCAACCACAGGATATTCATTATTTCCTTGAGCGAAAAATCTTTGGGCGCTAGGACTAACTAAATATTCTAAGAATTTAACAGCACCGGCTCTATTTGGAGCGTTTTTAAGTACCCCA
This is a stretch of genomic DNA from Cyanobacterium aponinum PCC 10605. It encodes these proteins:
- a CDS encoding type II toxin-antitoxin system HicA family toxin, whose amino-acid sequence is MGKLRILSGKEVCQILATYGFKQIRQKGSHIIMQKIIENGTITVPIPNHDTIRMGTLQSIIRQSQIPRKEFES
- a CDS encoding class I SAM-dependent methyltransferase, translated to MTQSICPICEGEMNFHFSVPCDYRKPSEKKEYKVFWCSACDYGHIWDRPLWNEIKESYQIDNYYTHQTQNEQKNKKLRQNSLEEKLRIYIAWRFDFGEHLKLKEISSYLRQKKVENTPKEGSVEKLSICEIGCGSGKNLKKFASLDFDIFGVEPDEEARKVALSITDSIFSGTAEELPTIITQRKYDCVLMSHSLEHTLDINKTIRNIKSVLCDYGLLIIEIPNSKCLGFQKLKGEWPWSDIPRHLNFFTPQSLKLLLERYNFYVESTNYVGFCRHFFPTWLDIEKEIHSAFASNNIDEWKTPNYKLRSWILLLQTLLSSNETKYDSVRMIAINNQS
- a CDS encoding type II toxin-antitoxin system HicB family antitoxin, translating into MKYKQLTAIIEKEGDGYVSLCPELDIVSQGDTIEEARNNLKEALELFFETASSQEIDTRLHNEVYITRLEVAVG